CCGGACGTTCCGATTGCTGAGAGCATGGGTCGGTCAGGGGTGCGTAAAGCAGATGAGAAGACTGGAGTTCCGCATGTCGGAGAGAGGCCCCGCGACGGCCGCCTCGCACGACTCGTCGCCCGAATCGCCCTCCGCCCCCGCCACGACGAAGCCCCTGGCTGCAGCACGCCGCACGGGCCTGCTCGTCACCTTCATACTCGGCGGGCTCACCGCCCTCCCCCCGCTGTCCATGGACATGTACCTGCCGGCCCTGCCGCAGGTCACCGATGCCCTGAACAGCCCCGCCGCGACCATCCAGCTCACCCTCACGGCCTGCCTCGCCGGCATGGCCCTGGGCCAGCTCGTCATCGGCCCGATGAGCGACAAGTGGGGCCGCCGCCGGCCCCTGCTCGCCGGCATGGTCGTCTACGTCCTGGCCACCGCGATCTGCGCCCTCGCGCCGACCGCCGAGCTGCTGATCTCCTTCCGGCTGCTCCAGGGCCTGGCCGGCGCCGCCGCGATCGTCATCGCACGCGCCGTCGTACGCGACCTGTACGACGGTGACGAGATGGCCCGCTTCTTCTCCACCCTGATGCTCATATCCGGGGCCGCCCCGATCATCGCTCCGCTCATCGGCGGCCAGGTGCTGCGCTTCGCCGACTGGCGGGGCGTCTTCGTCGTCCTCACCGGCGTCGGCACGGTCCTCACCCTGATGGTCTGGCGCAGCCTCGGCGAGACCCTGCCGCCCGAGCGGCGGCACACCGGCGGCGTCGGCTCCGCCCTGCGGACGATGCGAGGGCTGCTCGGCGACCGCGTCTTCACCGGCTACACCCTGACCGGCGGCTTCGCCTTCGCCGCCCTCTTCTCGTACATCTCCGCCTCCCCGTTCGTGGTGCAGGAGATCTACGGGGCTTCGCCCCAGGCCTTCGCCCTGCTCTTCGGCCTCAACTCCGTCGGCCTGATCATCGTCGGCCAGATCAACGGCAAGCTGCTCGTCGGCCGGGTCAGCCTGGACAAGATCCTGGCCGTCGGGCTCGGGACCGTCATGGCCGCCACGGTGGCCCTGCTGCTGATGTCGACGGGCGTGTTCGGGGAGGTCGGGCTGACCCCGATCGCCGCCGCGCTGTTCGTCCTGATGTCGGCGATGGGCGTGGTCCTGCCGAACACCAACGCCCAGGCCCTGATGCGCACCCCGCACGCCGCCGGCTCCGCCTCCGCGCTGCTCGGCACGTCCTCCTTCCTGATCGGCGCGATCGCCTCGCCCCTGGTGGGGATCGCGGGCGAGGACACGGCCGTCCCGATGGCCCTGGTGCAACTGGTGTGCGCCGTCCTGGCCCTGAGTGCCTTCCTCGGCCTCTGCCGCCCCTGGCAATCCAGCCCCGCCGGCGTGTGAGGCGCGGGGTCGGGGGCGGAGCCCCGGGTCCGGGCGCAGCCCGGCCGGCGGTGCCACTGCAGCCCACGGCATAAACTTCGCAGGTGAACGCCTTTGCCCCCACCACCGCCGAGACCCTCCGCAGCACGCTCGGCGGGCTGCTCGACGGGCTCCCGCCGAAGCAGGCCGCGGCCGCCGTCGAGCGGCTCATCGCCAGCTACCGGGGGCAGACCCCGACCGACGCGCCCGTACTGCGCGACCGCTCCGACGTGGCGGCGTACGCGGCGTACCGGATGCCGGCCACCTTCGAGGCCGTACGGGCCGCCCTGGACGGGCTGGCCGAGGCGGCGCCGGGCTGGGCGCCGGGCTCGCACGTGGACGTGGGCGGCGGCACGGGCGCCGCGACCTGGGCGGTGGACGCCACCTGGGACGGCCCGAGGGAGACCACGGTGCTGGACTGGGCGGAGCCGGCGCTGAAGCTCGGCCAGGAGCTGGCGCGGGCCTCCGCCTCGCCCGTGCTCCGCGCGGCGCAGTGGCGTCGGGCCGTCATCGGCTCGGGGCTGTCCCTGCCCGACGCCGACCTGGTGACGGTCTCGTACGTCCTGGGCGAGCTGACCCCGCAGGCCCGTACGGCGGTCGTCGCCGAGGCGGCGCGGGCCGGGCAGGCGGTGGTGCTGATCGAGCCGGGCACGCCGGAGGGCTACCTGCGCATCCGCGAGGCCCGCGACCAGCTGATCGCAGCCGGGCTGCGGGTCGCCGCCCCGTGCCCGCACGACGGGACCTGCCCGATCGAGGTCGGCCAGGACTGGTGCCACTTCTCGGCGCGGGTCAGCCGGTCCTCCCTGCACCGGCAGGTCAAGGGCGGCTCGCTCCCGTACGAGGACGAGAAGTTCAGCTACGTCGCCGCGACCCGCTTCCCGGTGGAGCCGACCGCCTTCCGGATCACGCGCAGGCCGCAGATCCGGAAGGGGCTCGTCCTGCTGGAACTGTGCGGCCCCGAAGGAGAGGGCCTGACCCGGGTCAACGTGACCAAACGCCACGGCGACCTCTACAAGGCGGCGCGGGACGCCGACTGGGGCCAGGCCTGGCCGCCGCCCTCCGAGGAGGAGGACTAGGGCCGCAGCTCCTGCGTACAGCACTTCACGCTGCCGCCGCCCTTGAGCAGTTCGCCCAGGTCCATCGGGACCGGCTCGAACCCCCGGTCCCGCAGCGGCGCCAGCAGGCCGGTGGCCGCCTGCGGGAGCAGGACGTGCCGGCCGTCGGAGACCGCGTTCAGGCCGAGTGCGGC
Above is a genomic segment from Streptomyces sp. NBC_01233 containing:
- a CDS encoding Bcr/CflA family multidrug efflux MFS transporter, coding for MSERGPATAASHDSSPESPSAPATTKPLAAARRTGLLVTFILGGLTALPPLSMDMYLPALPQVTDALNSPAATIQLTLTACLAGMALGQLVIGPMSDKWGRRRPLLAGMVVYVLATAICALAPTAELLISFRLLQGLAGAAAIVIARAVVRDLYDGDEMARFFSTLMLISGAAPIIAPLIGGQVLRFADWRGVFVVLTGVGTVLTLMVWRSLGETLPPERRHTGGVGSALRTMRGLLGDRVFTGYTLTGGFAFAALFSYISASPFVVQEIYGASPQAFALLFGLNSVGLIIVGQINGKLLVGRVSLDKILAVGLGTVMAATVALLLMSTGVFGEVGLTPIAAALFVLMSAMGVVLPNTNAQALMRTPHAAGSASALLGTSSFLIGAIASPLVGIAGEDTAVPMALVQLVCAVLALSAFLGLCRPWQSSPAGV
- a CDS encoding small ribosomal subunit Rsm22 family protein — its product is MNAFAPTTAETLRSTLGGLLDGLPPKQAAAAVERLIASYRGQTPTDAPVLRDRSDVAAYAAYRMPATFEAVRAALDGLAEAAPGWAPGSHVDVGGGTGAATWAVDATWDGPRETTVLDWAEPALKLGQELARASASPVLRAAQWRRAVIGSGLSLPDADLVTVSYVLGELTPQARTAVVAEAARAGQAVVLIEPGTPEGYLRIREARDQLIAAGLRVAAPCPHDGTCPIEVGQDWCHFSARVSRSSLHRQVKGGSLPYEDEKFSYVAATRFPVEPTAFRITRRPQIRKGLVLLELCGPEGEGLTRVNVTKRHGDLYKAARDADWGQAWPPPSEEED